Proteins encoded in a region of the Polyodon spathula isolate WHYD16114869_AA chromosome 41, ASM1765450v1, whole genome shotgun sequence genome:
- the LOC121305025 gene encoding calcium/calmodulin-dependent protein kinase kinase 1-like produces MSSKTDDPPRRASSAEMDCEHQTELADRVAAINMSSGDGLSNGKKGLQANGMNNGDGSTGNPAEKAARRPVLSSRKLSLQERSSGNTTAAGSGFGPYATGPYSHVSPRVARRPTIESKHISISDSQDCVQLNQYKLKNEIGKGSYGVVKLAYNEDDDKYYVSTATVSNPS; encoded by the exons ATGTCCTCAAAGACTGACGATCCCCCTCGAAGAGCTAGCTCTGCAGAGATGGACTGTGAGCACCAGACCGAGCTTGCAGACAGAGTTGCAGCCATCAACATGAGCTCTGGGGACGGGCTTTCTAATGGAAAGAAGGGCTTGCAGGCCAACGGGATGAACAATGGGGATGGCAGTACGGGCAACCCTGCCGAGAAAGCCGCCAGGAGGCCCGTGCTGTCCAGCAGGAAGCTGTCTCTGCAGGAGCGCTCGTCTGGAAACACCACCGCGGCAGGCTCTGGCTTCGGCCCATACGCAACAGGGCCTTACTCTCATGTCTCACCCAGAGTCGCTCGCAGGCCGACCATCGAGTCTAAGCACATCTCCATCTCAGACTCTCAG GACTGTGTACAGCTGAACCAGTACaagctgaaaaatgaaattgGAAAG GGCTCCTATGGGGTGGTAAAATTGGCATACAACGAAGATGATGACAAATACTACGTAAGTACAGCGACAGTATCAAACCCTTCCTAG